From one Pontibacillus sp. HMF3514 genomic stretch:
- a CDS encoding G5 domain-containing protein — protein MGKSNIGIFLFLLLCSGFLFTFSQVGPLAYDQVFGEPRTYEAETMVGPVHIGGLTKVEARQKLASRASEWKETHQVTLEMKEQNIFFQQDFIQFDIPETLNQVEDRERNYFVVDMNESYFGVLQNKVGRDLYDHILIDKLSKKILAKAETLYQDPLHFSIYQYVEDGTTQLYEVVSEYGITLNEDMDVTDLANALNEEIVQKQTPFSLLSFVEEGMDQPSVNAVATAMYGAVLETNFIIKQRHISTKLPAYAELGKEASVKPENNHDLVFANPNEQSYQLNVAVENGELIVKLLGYPLPNSYEITLENSRKIQPRTIVQFSELVPKGESNVKVEGQEGTSVEVFRFVEDNGKVIQKDFISDDYYPPVNRIEVRYGTNDQPPETESGSTNNSGGLSSGSSDDNRAPTFSKDENNHSNNSSNSSSPKEDSNESDGDNHSSSNVDEGTSDGNDTNQAPNDIWEKPQGNTKSKEK, from the coding sequence ATGGGAAAAAGTAATATTGGTATTTTTTTATTTCTTTTATTATGTTCCGGTTTTCTTTTCACTTTTTCTCAAGTTGGCCCTTTAGCGTATGATCAAGTTTTCGGGGAGCCACGTACATATGAAGCCGAAACAATGGTGGGCCCCGTTCACATTGGTGGGTTAACAAAAGTTGAAGCACGGCAAAAGCTTGCATCCCGAGCTTCCGAATGGAAGGAAACGCATCAAGTAACGCTCGAGATGAAAGAACAAAATATTTTCTTCCAACAAGATTTTATTCAGTTTGATATCCCTGAAACATTGAACCAAGTGGAGGATAGAGAAAGGAATTATTTTGTTGTGGACATGAATGAATCTTATTTTGGTGTTCTTCAAAATAAGGTAGGTAGGGATTTATATGATCATATTTTAATAGATAAACTATCAAAAAAAATCTTAGCGAAGGCAGAAACTTTATATCAAGACCCACTTCATTTTTCAATCTATCAGTATGTTGAAGATGGAACAACTCAACTTTATGAAGTGGTTAGTGAGTATGGCATTACCTTGAATGAAGATATGGACGTTACGGACTTGGCCAATGCTCTAAATGAAGAAATTGTTCAAAAGCAAACTCCTTTTTCTCTTCTCTCATTTGTAGAAGAAGGTATGGATCAACCTTCTGTGAATGCTGTAGCCACAGCGATGTATGGAGCTGTTTTGGAAACGAACTTTATTATTAAACAACGTCATATTTCTACCAAACTACCTGCTTACGCAGAGTTAGGGAAAGAAGCGAGTGTAAAACCTGAGAACAATCATGACCTTGTTTTTGCGAATCCTAATGAGCAATCTTATCAGCTTAACGTAGCTGTGGAGAATGGTGAGCTAATCGTGAAGCTTTTAGGTTATCCTCTTCCAAACAGTTATGAGATAACCTTAGAGAATAGCCGTAAGATTCAACCAAGGACAATTGTTCAGTTTTCCGAACTTGTTCCGAAGGGTGAATCAAATGTAAAGGTTGAAGGGCAAGAAGGAACTTCAGTAGAAGTATTTCGTTTTGTTGAGGATAACGGAAAAGTTATTCAAAAAGATTTTATCTCTGACGATTACTATCCGCCTGTAAACCGCATTGAAGTGAGATATGGTACGAACGACCAACCACCAGAAACAGAATCGGGTTCAACAAACAACTCAGGTGGATTGTCGTCTGGAAGCTCGGACGACAATAGAGCTCCGACGTTTAGTAAAGATGAGAATAATCATTCGAATAACTCAAGCAATTCTTCATCGCCTAAAGAAGATTCAAATGAAAGTGATGGAGATAATCACTCATCTAGTAATGTAGATGAAGGGACCTCAGATGGGAATGATACCAACCAGGCTCCAAATGATATCTGGGAGAAACCTCAAGGAAATACGAAGAGTAAAGAGAAATAA
- a CDS encoding prepilin-type N-terminal cleavage/methylation domain-containing protein, with amino-acid sequence MKSQKGFTLVEVLAALLLLSIISIVVYSFINFSSVQSVQSKNREEALKIGQKHLQTTIEEIKAGQLSSPLNQSAYTQENGYTISRIATNPGDPIPNTYLPELQLHVSLQGIAYRPGSSDAKQITVTVSWEGTN; translated from the coding sequence TTGAAAAGTCAGAAAGGTTTTACATTAGTTGAGGTACTGGCAGCCTTGCTCCTTTTATCTATTATATCAATTGTTGTCTACTCATTTATAAATTTTTCAAGTGTACAAAGTGTACAATCTAAAAACCGAGAAGAAGCTTTGAAAATAGGACAGAAGCATTTACAAACGACGATTGAGGAAATTAAAGCTGGGCAACTTAGCTCTCCTTTAAATCAATCTGCTTATACACAAGAGAATGGCTATACAATCTCAAGAATTGCTACAAATCCAGGTGACCCAATCCCCAATACATATTTGCCTGAACTACAACTCCACGTTTCCTTACAAGGCATTGCTTACAGACCAGGTTCAAGTGATGCAAAGCAAATTACGGTTACGGTTTCATGGGAGGGAACAAATTGA
- a CDS encoding type II secretion system protein — protein MKKLQNQKGVTLVELLAGLAIGGIIITLAMSVFIFLFQFVQDQEQEIVDRSQNHLLNTVLSRNLSSPITVYYWDANELRFKNQDEVTFRILFNSSVNELTISKCSSCTNIKTYSNETVVEKLQNVKDMSVINASPSQDSPITNRFTLRFILDDISVRTNGEKINQEKEISWTVTPLNVNYNKPPN, from the coding sequence TTGAAGAAATTACAAAATCAAAAAGGGGTAACGCTAGTAGAGTTACTGGCAGGACTCGCCATTGGTGGGATTATAATCACTTTAGCCATGAGTGTATTTATATTTTTATTTCAATTTGTCCAAGATCAAGAACAAGAAATAGTGGATCGATCTCAAAATCATCTATTAAATACAGTGTTATCAAGAAACTTATCATCTCCCATAACCGTATACTATTGGGATGCAAATGAACTTAGGTTTAAAAATCAAGACGAGGTTACTTTTCGTATATTATTTAATAGTTCCGTGAACGAATTAACAATTTCTAAATGTTCTTCCTGCACAAATATTAAAACTTATTCAAATGAAACTGTTGTTGAAAAACTTCAAAATGTAAAAGATATGAGTGTCATAAATGCTTCTCCATCACAGGATAGTCCAATTACAAACCGATTCACCCTACGCTTCATTTTAGATGATATTAGTGTTAGAACTAACGGAGAGAAAATCAATCAAGAAAAAGAAATTTCTTGGACAGTAACACCATTAAATGTGAATTATAATAAACCTCCTAATTGA
- a CDS encoding sensor domain-containing diguanylate cyclase, which yields MISKQKVVGIWGVWALLYPTTLIMIYNVFPSPTFDSNWFDLISFAVLMSIVAMLPIIVNDTPVFFIHGISIAVFLYYGLFTEMILTQLAYVMLIMKIRLPKTLLYKIPLNLVMFLTISILSALVYYILDGEHGQMAMNSPRDAIPITGYVVSYFLTNQILLSLIRKYIVGEPQKFFNKGFLWDFYNTLFVIPIGFVLYILYVEIGTQAIYYVGVPFVSLSLILMLYYSSRRINGYLQKTSEIGHELTGKLEADEVLDRFVERISSLLDVDYAYVYDVNRDDPNHEYLKLIRFYDSEHHENLPKVTLNKFESVSGKVWGNAQGLHYRSRKQWSKSKSSGQASFIPEDVESVISIPIERDGRVVGVLTLASKKKRAYEKYQYMIADILTNYLAVALLNARNYEETKRKSEICPLTKLYNYRYFENHLENYFNELNKQNREEHISIVLIDLDHFKQVNDMYGHESGNEALCELAERLINIIDDKGTVARYGGEEFVILLPNVNQEHAYHIAENVRRKIANEPFILSEHIMDDSEPVKVNLTASLGTATYPEDCEDPRELVRHADRAMYMGAKRKGRNKVAAYEK from the coding sequence ATGATTTCTAAGCAGAAGGTAGTTGGGATATGGGGCGTATGGGCGTTATTGTACCCTACCACGCTGATAATGATTTACAATGTTTTTCCTTCACCAACTTTTGATAGTAATTGGTTTGATTTGATCTCATTTGCTGTACTTATGAGTATTGTGGCAATGTTACCGATTATTGTTAACGATACTCCTGTTTTCTTCATTCATGGTATATCAATTGCTGTATTCCTGTATTACGGTTTGTTTACCGAAATGATTTTGACTCAACTTGCCTATGTCATGTTAATTATGAAGATAAGATTACCCAAAACCTTGCTATATAAGATTCCCTTAAACCTTGTAATGTTTTTAACCATATCTATATTAAGTGCCTTAGTTTACTATATCTTGGATGGTGAACATGGCCAAATGGCTATGAATTCACCTAGAGATGCAATCCCTATCACGGGTTATGTTGTCTCTTACTTTTTAACAAATCAGATTCTATTAAGTTTAATAAGAAAATACATAGTGGGAGAACCTCAGAAGTTCTTTAACAAAGGATTTTTGTGGGACTTTTATAATACACTGTTTGTAATACCAATCGGGTTCGTGCTTTATATTCTCTACGTAGAGATTGGTACACAAGCCATTTATTATGTAGGTGTACCATTTGTAAGTTTATCGCTTATTTTAATGTTGTACTATTCTAGTAGACGCATTAATGGATATTTACAAAAAACGAGTGAGATCGGACACGAGCTAACGGGAAAATTAGAGGCCGATGAGGTGTTAGATCGATTTGTTGAGAGGATTTCAAGCTTATTAGATGTCGACTATGCCTACGTATATGATGTAAATCGTGATGATCCAAATCATGAATACCTTAAATTAATTCGGTTTTATGACTCCGAACATCACGAAAATTTACCTAAGGTTACTCTTAACAAGTTTGAATCCGTAAGCGGTAAAGTTTGGGGAAATGCTCAAGGGCTTCACTATAGATCGAGAAAACAGTGGTCGAAATCCAAGTCGAGTGGTCAAGCATCTTTTATACCTGAGGATGTAGAAAGCGTTATATCCATTCCAATCGAACGGGATGGGCGTGTTGTGGGGGTACTTACGTTAGCCTCAAAAAAGAAGCGAGCATATGAAAAATACCAGTATATGATCGCAGATATCTTAACAAATTATTTAGCGGTAGCATTGTTAAACGCAAGAAACTATGAGGAAACTAAACGAAAAAGTGAGATTTGCCCACTTACGAAATTGTATAACTATCGTTACTTTGAAAATCATCTAGAAAACTATTTCAATGAATTAAATAAACAGAATCGAGAAGAACACATCTCAATTGTTCTAATTGATTTAGATCATTTTAAACAGGTCAATGACATGTATGGTCATGAAAGTGGAAATGAAGCGTTATGTGAATTAGCAGAACGGTTAATCAATATAATCGATGATAAAGGAACTGTGGCGCGCTATGGAGGAGAGGAGTTCGTCATTTTACTTCCAAATGTAAATCAAGAACATGCTTATCACATCGCAGAAAATGTGAGAAGAAAGATCGCAAATGAACCATTTATTCTTTCTGAGCACATAATGGATGATAGTGAACCGGTTAAGGTGAATTTAACTGCCAGCTTAGGAACCGCGACTTATCCAGAAGATTGCGAAGATCCAAGAGAACTTGTTCGTCACGCAGACCGTGCCATGTACATGGGTGCCAAACGAAAAGGACGTAATAAAGTAGCAGCATATGAAAAGTAG